The Geodermatophilaceae bacterium NBWT11 genome has a segment encoding these proteins:
- a CDS encoding helix-turn-helix transcriptional regulator has product MSIVVRIDVELARRKMSVGEFAERVGLTPANVAVLKNGRAKAVRFSTLEAMCRVLDCQPGDLLEWVDD; this is encoded by the coding sequence ATGTCCATCGTCGTCCGCATCGACGTGGAGCTGGCCCGCCGCAAGATGAGCGTCGGCGAGTTCGCCGAACGGGTCGGGCTCACCCCGGCCAACGTCGCGGTGCTGAAGAACGGCCGGGCCAAGGCGGTGCGGTTCAGCACCCTGGAGGCGATGTGCCGGGTGCTGGACTGCCAGCCCGGCGACCTGCTCGAGTGGGTGGACGACTGA
- a CDS encoding DUF2975 domain-containing protein, which yields MLTTRRVVPLLRAGLVALLAVLVVFQVLSLPGQFRHMAEQEPDLAYLRWPLTIGAVLGVLCVQVVLVCTWRLLTLVQRDRIFTPASLGWVDGIVYAVAGAELLLLVLLAFVGATADDPGVLLLVLLVATGVAVLGLVVVVMRSLLKEATTLRSDLDEVI from the coding sequence ATGTTGACGACCCGCCGTGTGGTGCCCCTGCTCCGCGCCGGTCTGGTCGCGCTCTTGGCGGTGCTGGTCGTGTTCCAGGTGCTCTCGCTGCCCGGTCAGTTCCGGCACATGGCCGAGCAGGAGCCGGACCTGGCGTACCTGCGCTGGCCGCTGACGATCGGCGCCGTGCTGGGGGTGCTGTGCGTGCAGGTCGTGCTGGTGTGCACCTGGCGTCTGCTGACCCTGGTGCAGCGGGACCGGATCTTCACCCCGGCCTCGCTCGGCTGGGTCGACGGGATCGTCTACGCCGTCGCCGGTGCCGAGCTGCTCCTGCTGGTGTTGCTGGCCTTCGTCGGTGCCACGGCGGACGACCCCGGCGTCCTGCTGCTGGTGCTGCTCGTGGCCACCGGGGTCGCCGTCCTCGGCCTGGTGGTCGTGGTGATGCGCTCGCTGCTCAAGGAGGCCACCACCCTGCGGTCGGACCTCGACGAGGTCATCTGA
- the menD gene encoding 2-succinyl-5-enolpyruvyl-6-hydroxy-3-cyclohexene-1-carboxylic-acid synthase, giving the protein MNPSTAFARVFVDELLRGGVTDAVVCPGSRSAPVALALHQAELAGRLRLHVRIDERTASFLALGLAKASGRPVPVLTTSGTATAHLHAAVLEADESGVPLLALTADRPAELRGTGANQTIDQVGLYGGAVRWAADLGAPEEGREAPQNRYWRSLTARALIVAGGALSGDPGPVHLNLALREPLMPEGHDPRPEPPSGVWAGRPDGAPWTTVAPGSGPMVSTPLPPAAVGTPRRRRTLVVAGDAPPAVGRSTSVVAEQRGWPVLAEPSSGAWGAATAVRGGSLLLGSGAWADAHRPDRVLVVGRPTLTRPVSALLAASDVVVETFTPHPTWPDAGRGSSAVSGVLPDPGAALGGLDVSGHLVSDGWADEWAQAALAVGTAVDAVLDAEPRLTAGRLARDLVAALPAGALLVLGSSNPVRDVDRLAAPRQGVTVLANRGVAGIDGTVSTAIGAALAHQGAGGGPAFALMGDLTFLHDLQGLLTGDGEPVPDLTVVVPDNDGGGIFAQLEPGRAEHAAGYRRVFGTPHGRDLVSVARAMGWAATAISDATQLGPALAAGGPRVVVVRGDQRAEAELAVRIRAVVADTLG; this is encoded by the coding sequence GTGAACCCGTCCACCGCCTTCGCCCGGGTCTTCGTCGACGAGCTGCTGCGCGGCGGGGTGACCGACGCCGTGGTCTGCCCCGGGTCGCGGTCGGCCCCGGTCGCGCTGGCGCTGCACCAGGCCGAGCTGGCGGGCCGGCTGCGGCTGCACGTGCGGATCGACGAGCGCACCGCGTCGTTCCTGGCCCTCGGGCTGGCCAAGGCCTCCGGGCGGCCGGTGCCGGTGCTGACCACCTCGGGGACGGCGACGGCGCACCTGCACGCCGCGGTGCTGGAGGCCGACGAGTCCGGGGTGCCGCTGCTGGCGCTGACCGCCGACCGACCGGCCGAGCTGCGTGGCACCGGGGCCAACCAGACGATCGACCAGGTGGGGCTCTACGGCGGCGCGGTGCGCTGGGCCGCCGACCTCGGCGCCCCCGAGGAGGGCCGGGAGGCCCCGCAGAACCGGTACTGGCGCTCGCTGACCGCGCGCGCGCTGATCGTGGCCGGCGGGGCGTTGTCCGGTGACCCTGGGCCGGTGCACCTGAACCTGGCGCTGCGCGAGCCGCTGATGCCCGAGGGCCACGACCCGCGTCCGGAACCGCCGTCCGGGGTCTGGGCCGGCCGGCCGGACGGTGCGCCCTGGACCACCGTGGCGCCGGGCTCCGGGCCGATGGTCAGCACCCCGCTGCCCCCGGCCGCCGTCGGCACCCCGCGGCGCCGACGCACCCTGGTGGTCGCCGGCGACGCGCCCCCCGCGGTCGGCCGCAGCACCTCCGTCGTCGCCGAGCAGCGCGGCTGGCCGGTGCTCGCCGAGCCCAGCAGCGGCGCGTGGGGTGCCGCCACGGCGGTGCGCGGCGGATCGCTGCTGCTCGGCTCGGGCGCCTGGGCCGACGCGCACCGGCCCGACCGGGTGCTCGTCGTCGGTCGGCCCACCCTCACCCGGCCGGTCTCGGCACTGCTGGCCGCCTCCGACGTCGTGGTCGAGACCTTCACCCCGCACCCGACCTGGCCCGACGCCGGCCGGGGCTCCTCGGCGGTGTCCGGGGTGCTGCCCGACCCGGGTGCCGCACTCGGTGGGCTCGACGTCTCCGGGCACCTGGTCAGTGACGGCTGGGCCGACGAGTGGGCGCAGGCCGCGCTCGCGGTGGGCACCGCGGTGGACGCCGTGCTGGACGCCGAGCCCCGGCTGACCGCCGGCCGGCTGGCCCGCGACCTGGTCGCCGCCCTGCCCGCCGGGGCGCTCCTGGTGCTCGGCTCGTCCAACCCGGTGCGCGACGTCGACCGGCTGGCCGCCCCCCGCCAGGGGGTGACCGTGCTGGCCAACCGCGGGGTGGCCGGCATCGACGGCACGGTGTCCACCGCGATCGGGGCCGCACTGGCCCACCAGGGCGCCGGTGGCGGACCGGCGTTCGCGCTGATGGGCGACCTGACGTTCCTGCACGACCTGCAGGGCCTGCTCACCGGGGACGGCGAGCCGGTGCCCGACCTGACCGTGGTGGTCCCCGACAACGACGGCGGCGGCATCTTCGCCCAGCTCGAACCGGGCCGGGCCGAGCACGCCGCCGGTTACCGCCGGGTCTTCGGCACCCCGCACGGCCGCGACCTGGTCTCGGTCGCCCGGGCGATGGGCTGGGCCGCCACCGCGATCAGCGACGCCACTCAGCTGGGCCCGGCCCTGGCGGCCGGCGGGCCCCGGGTGGTCGTCGTCCGGGGGGACCAGCGGGCCGAGGCCGAGCTGGCCGTCCGGATCCGCGCGGTGGTCGCCGACACCCTCGGGTGA
- a CDS encoding O-succinylbenzoate synthase codes for MEVRVYATPLRTRFRGIDVRDGVLVRGPAGWGEFSPFWDYDDAQSRRWWASAVESATVGWPAPLRSSVPVNCIVPAVGPEQAHAIVTASGCRTAKVKVAEPGQTAADDEARVEAVRDALGPAGGLRVDANAVWDVDTAVARIRALDRWTLEYVEQPCASVEELVALRRRVEVRVAADEVVRRAADPAGVDLREACDVVVLKVQPLGGVRAALEVAQAHGLPCVVSSALESSVGLAAGVALAAALPELPFACGLGSLALFTADVSSSPLLPVDGALPVGAVVPDALDAVAADPETDRRWRERLERVAAA; via the coding sequence ATGGAGGTGCGGGTGTACGCGACCCCGCTGCGCACCCGCTTCCGCGGCATCGACGTCCGCGACGGCGTGCTGGTGCGCGGCCCGGCGGGCTGGGGTGAGTTCTCGCCGTTCTGGGACTACGACGACGCGCAGAGCCGCCGCTGGTGGGCATCGGCCGTCGAGTCCGCGACCGTCGGCTGGCCCGCCCCGCTGCGCAGCTCGGTGCCGGTCAACTGCATCGTGCCGGCGGTCGGCCCCGAGCAGGCGCACGCCATCGTCACCGCGTCGGGCTGCCGGACGGCGAAGGTCAAGGTCGCCGAGCCCGGGCAGACCGCCGCCGACGACGAGGCCCGGGTCGAGGCCGTGCGGGACGCGCTGGGCCCGGCCGGTGGCCTGCGGGTCGACGCCAACGCCGTCTGGGACGTCGACACCGCGGTGGCCCGCATCCGCGCGCTGGACCGGTGGACCCTGGAGTACGTGGAACAGCCCTGTGCCAGCGTCGAGGAGCTCGTGGCCCTGCGCCGCCGGGTCGAGGTGCGGGTCGCCGCCGACGAGGTGGTGCGCCGGGCCGCCGACCCGGCCGGGGTGGACCTGCGGGAGGCCTGCGACGTGGTGGTGCTCAAGGTGCAGCCGCTCGGTGGGGTGCGCGCGGCGCTGGAGGTGGCGCAGGCGCACGGGCTGCCCTGCGTGGTGTCCTCGGCGCTGGAGTCCTCGGTGGGGCTGGCCGCCGGGGTCGCACTGGCCGCCGCGCTGCCCGAGCTGCCCTTCGCCTGCGGGCTGGGCAGCCTGGCGCTGTTCACCGCCGACGTGAGCTCCAGCCCGTTGCTCCCCGTGGACGGCGCGCTGCCGGTCGGCGCCGTCGTCCCCGACGCCCTGGACGCGGTCGCCGCGGACCCGGAGACCGACCGTCGCTGGCGCGAGCGGCTCGAGCGGGTGGCCGCGGCGTGA
- a CDS encoding AMP-binding protein, with the protein MPRKRVRSGVAYTRTSITGASLGGLPSSPVARQLSLVPAPPLGPAVLEHVWPALRAALDGAAPLAVLPAGDGPAATARAVLRPEVPLEDDVDLVVVTSGSTGTGRGVLLSAAAVRASATATLDRLGGPGDWLLALPVSAIAGLQVLARSALAGRTPTVLGHGQPLTDAVAAMPDGRRYTALVPTQLRRSLAAEPEALRAFDAVLVGGAATDPDLLTAARDAGVAVVTTYGMTETAGGCVYDGVPLDGVAVRVAEGVELAGPVLAQGYRLDPAGTAEAFAGGWFRTRDAGTWAEGRLTVHGRLDDVFISGGVNVSPQAVEAALRAHPDVADAVVSGVPDAEWGHRVVAAVVPAPGAAPTLETLRPWVAGRLGAAAAPRQLHLLDAVPVLHTGKPDRRAVTRLIEGA; encoded by the coding sequence ATGCCGCGGAAGCGGGTGCGCAGCGGGGTCGCGTACACCCGCACCTCCATCACGGGCGCGAGCCTAGGCGGCCTACCCTCGTCCCCCGTGGCCCGGCAGCTGTCCCTCGTGCCCGCGCCGCCCCTGGGTCCCGCGGTGCTCGAGCACGTCTGGCCCGCCCTGCGCGCGGCTCTGGACGGTGCCGCCCCCCTGGCCGTGCTGCCCGCCGGCGACGGCCCGGCCGCGACCGCCCGCGCCGTGCTGCGCCCCGAGGTGCCGCTCGAGGACGACGTCGACCTCGTCGTCGTCACCTCCGGGTCCACCGGCACCGGCCGGGGCGTGCTGCTGTCCGCGGCCGCCGTCCGGGCCTCGGCGACGGCGACCCTGGACCGGCTCGGCGGACCCGGCGACTGGCTGCTGGCCCTGCCGGTGAGCGCGATCGCCGGCCTGCAGGTGCTGGCCCGCTCGGCCCTGGCCGGCCGGACGCCGACCGTGCTGGGCCACGGCCAGCCGCTCACCGACGCCGTGGCCGCGATGCCGGACGGGCGCCGCTACACCGCGCTCGTGCCCACCCAGCTGCGCCGGTCGCTGGCCGCCGAGCCCGAGGCGCTGCGGGCCTTCGACGCGGTGCTCGTCGGCGGGGCGGCCACCGACCCCGACCTGCTCACCGCGGCCCGGGACGCCGGGGTGGCCGTGGTGACCACCTACGGGATGACCGAGACCGCCGGCGGCTGCGTCTACGACGGCGTCCCGCTGGACGGGGTCGCGGTGCGGGTCGCCGAGGGGGTCGAGCTGGCCGGGCCGGTGCTCGCGCAGGGCTACCGGCTGGACCCCGCGGGCACCGCGGAGGCCTTCGCCGGCGGCTGGTTCCGCACCCGGGACGCGGGCACGTGGGCCGAGGGCCGGCTCACCGTGCACGGCCGTCTCGACGACGTGTTCATCAGCGGCGGGGTCAACGTCTCCCCCCAGGCCGTCGAGGCCGCGCTCCGGGCGCACCCGGACGTGGCCGATGCCGTGGTCTCCGGGGTGCCCGACGCCGAGTGGGGCCACCGGGTGGTCGCCGCCGTCGTCCCCGCCCCCGGGGCCGCTCCCACGCTGGAGACGCTGCGGCCCTGGGTGGCCGGGCGTCTCGGCGCCGCGGCCGCCCCCCGGCAGCTGCACCTGCTCGACGCCGTTCCCGTGCTGCACACCGGCAAGCCCGACCGCCGCGCGGTCACCCGTCTGATCGAAGGAGCCTGA